One Bradyrhizobium zhanjiangense DNA segment encodes these proteins:
- a CDS encoding sensor histidine kinase, protein MSDAAGRSGEPVRGRSVRFRLLAIALLPMLVILPLLLGVAIYRWNAKFDATLISKVNGDLTIAHQYLARILEKTGVQLRALSLSARFHEVLAPDARGSLQDLLDETRKEIGLDFLYLTNDRGDVLASSPPLQHRPRSDWPIIMSALSGQVPATGVDIFGNDELAAISPALAERARLDLVPTPNAVPTDRSTETRGMVVHAASRAMLPDGGAAALVGGTLLNQNLEFIDTINDLVYRAASLPEGSQGTATLFLDDVRISTNVRLFEGRRALGTRVSAAVRSAVLGEGRTWLDSAFVVNDWYISAYEPLVDSYGKRVGMLYVGFLEKPFSEAKYQTLMIIIAAFIAITAATVPIFLHWASSIFMPLERVTATITEVERGNLSARTKMPVLGDEIGRVAVHLDSLLDQIQERDRQLREWNEELNVRVRERTRDLEHANLKLEATTKQLIMSEKLAAIGEITAGVAHEINNPIAVMQGNLDVIRSVFGADADKAKVEFRLLDEQIHRISQIVTKLLQFARPEEYAGYVERHAPASVISDCLPLVQHLLNKTEIAVVRDDRANRLVLMNRNELQQVLVNLIVNAIHAMPEGGTLTLRSFDAERDGHQGVAIEVADTGIGMSAEVIEKIFDPFYTTKRRQGTGLGLSISQTLIKRQGGQITAESRVGSGSTFTVWLPEAS, encoded by the coding sequence ATGTCTGATGCTGCCGGCCGCAGCGGCGAGCCCGTGCGGGGACGCTCCGTCCGCTTCCGGCTGCTCGCCATCGCGCTGCTGCCGATGCTGGTCATCCTGCCGCTCCTGCTCGGCGTTGCGATCTATCGCTGGAACGCGAAGTTCGACGCGACCCTGATCTCCAAGGTCAACGGCGATCTCACCATCGCCCACCAATATCTCGCCCGCATCCTGGAAAAGACCGGCGTCCAGCTCCGGGCGCTCAGCCTGTCGGCCCGTTTCCATGAGGTGCTGGCGCCGGATGCGCGCGGCTCCCTGCAGGATCTGCTCGACGAGACCCGCAAGGAAATTGGTCTCGATTTCCTGTATCTGACCAACGATCGCGGCGACGTCCTGGCCTCATCGCCGCCGCTGCAGCATCGACCGAGAAGCGACTGGCCGATCATCATGTCGGCGCTGTCGGGCCAGGTCCCTGCGACGGGCGTCGACATTTTCGGCAATGACGAGCTCGCCGCAATTTCGCCGGCCCTGGCTGAGCGCGCGCGATTGGACCTCGTGCCGACCCCGAACGCGGTGCCGACCGACCGCAGCACCGAGACGCGCGGCATGGTCGTGCATGCGGCGAGCCGGGCGATGCTACCTGACGGTGGCGCCGCTGCGCTGGTCGGCGGCACGCTGCTCAACCAGAATCTCGAATTCATCGACACGATCAACGATCTCGTCTATCGCGCGGCGAGCCTGCCGGAGGGCAGCCAGGGCACTGCGACGCTGTTCCTGGACGACGTGCGGATATCGACCAACGTCCGTCTGTTCGAGGGACGGCGCGCGCTCGGCACGCGCGTGTCGGCGGCGGTGCGCTCGGCCGTGCTGGGCGAGGGGCGGACCTGGCTCGACAGCGCTTTCGTGGTCAATGACTGGTACATCTCCGCCTACGAGCCGCTGGTCGACAGTTACGGCAAGCGGGTCGGCATGCTCTATGTCGGCTTTCTGGAGAAGCCGTTCAGTGAAGCCAAATACCAGACATTGATGATCATCATCGCAGCGTTCATCGCGATCACCGCAGCGACCGTACCAATCTTCCTGCACTGGGCGAGCTCCATCTTCATGCCGCTGGAGCGCGTCACGGCGACGATCACCGAGGTGGAGCGCGGGAACCTCTCCGCCCGCACCAAGATGCCGGTGTTGGGTGACGAGATCGGCCGCGTCGCGGTTCATCTCGACAGCCTGCTCGACCAGATCCAGGAACGCGACCGACAGCTCCGGGAATGGAATGAGGAGCTGAACGTCCGCGTGCGGGAGCGCACGCGCGACCTCGAGCACGCCAATCTCAAGCTCGAGGCGACCACCAAGCAGCTCATCATGTCGGAGAAGCTGGCTGCGATCGGCGAGATCACCGCCGGCGTTGCGCACGAGATCAACAATCCGATCGCGGTGATGCAGGGCAATCTCGACGTAATCCGCAGCGTGTTCGGGGCCGATGCCGACAAGGCGAAGGTCGAGTTTCGTCTGCTCGACGAGCAGATTCACCGCATTAGCCAGATCGTGACCAAGCTGTTGCAGTTTGCAAGGCCGGAGGAATATGCCGGCTATGTCGAGCGCCATGCGCCGGCGAGCGTCATCTCCGACTGTCTGCCGCTGGTGCAGCATCTTCTGAACAAGACCGAGATCGCCGTGGTCAGGGACGACCGCGCCAACCGGCTCGTGCTGATGAACCGCAACGAGCTGCAGCAGGTCCTGGTCAATCTCATCGTCAACGCGATCCACGCCATGCCCGAAGGCGGAACCCTGACGCTCCGCTCCTTCGATGCGGAGCGCGACGGCCATCAAGGCGTCGCCATCGAGGTCGCCGACACCGGCATCGGCATGAGCGCTGAGGTGATCGAAAAGATATTCGACCCCTTCTACACCACGAAACGGCGGCAAGGCACCGGGCTCGGCCTCTCGATCAGCCAGACGCTGATCAAGCGCCAGGGCGGACAGATCACGGCCGAAAGCCGCGTCGGTTCCGGGAGTACATTCACGGTGTGGCTGCCGGAAGCGAGCTGA